One genomic segment of Actinoplanes ianthinogenes includes these proteins:
- a CDS encoding pyridoxine/pyridoxamine 5'-phosphate oxidase, protein MSIRELLSDLRVFDRPLPRFAPEEAPPHPDSLFASWLRQAVRDGVTEPHAMSLSTVDAGGLPDTRIVLLREIDDRGWQFSTDAESAKGRQAADRPAAALGFYWREQGRQVRVRGTLSRLDPETSRADFLSKSPGSRAASLAGRQSAVLTDPAHLIQALADADEVIERDPRTIAGSHTVYAVVPVSVEFWQGDSRRRHVRLRYRKERDTWHKELLWP, encoded by the coding sequence GTGAGCATTCGCGAGCTTCTCAGCGATCTGCGCGTCTTCGACCGGCCCTTACCCCGGTTCGCGCCGGAGGAGGCCCCGCCGCACCCGGACAGCCTGTTCGCCTCCTGGCTGCGCCAGGCCGTCCGGGACGGGGTGACCGAGCCGCACGCAATGAGCCTGAGCACGGTCGACGCCGGCGGCCTGCCGGACACCCGGATCGTGCTGCTGCGGGAGATCGACGACCGTGGCTGGCAGTTCAGCACCGACGCGGAGAGCGCGAAGGGCCGCCAGGCCGCCGATCGCCCCGCGGCCGCGCTCGGCTTCTACTGGCGTGAGCAGGGCAGGCAGGTCCGGGTGCGGGGAACCCTGAGCCGGCTGGACCCGGAGACCTCCCGGGCGGACTTCCTGTCGAAGTCCCCCGGGTCCCGCGCGGCCTCCCTGGCCGGCCGGCAGAGCGCGGTCCTGACCGATCCGGCCCACCTCATCCAGGCGCTCGCCGACGCCGACGAGGTGATCGAGCGCGACCCGCGGACGATCGCCGGGAGTCACACCGTGTACGCCGTGGTCCCGGTCAGCGTGGAGTTCTGGCAGGGCGACAGCCGGCGCCGCCACGTGCGCCTGCGCTATCGCAAGGAGCGGGACACCTGGCACAAGGAGCTGCTGTGGCCGTGA
- a CDS encoding YbaY family lipoprotein encodes MGDGPGTTVTGRIVFPAGERPGEAARVVARIEDVTRADAPATTIAEHVEERVPLPQGEGGSLPFTIRVPAHAMDGRSRYTVRVHVDVTGSSTVTSGDFVSAAAYPVSPDQGEVEVAVRRV; translated from the coding sequence ATGGGCGACGGGCCCGGCACGACGGTCACCGGCCGGATCGTCTTCCCCGCGGGAGAACGGCCCGGCGAGGCCGCGCGCGTGGTGGCCCGGATCGAGGACGTGACCCGGGCCGACGCGCCGGCCACCACGATCGCGGAACACGTCGAGGAACGGGTGCCCCTGCCGCAGGGGGAGGGCGGGTCGTTGCCCTTCACCATCCGGGTCCCGGCACACGCGATGGACGGGCGGAGCCGGTACACGGTGCGCGTGCACGTCGACGTGACCGGAAGCAGCACCGTCACCAGCGGCGACTTCGTCTCCGCCGCCGCCTACCCGGTGTCACCGGACCAGGGGGAGGTCGAGGTGGCGGTACGCCGGGTCTGA